Below is a genomic region from Aquamicrobium sp..
AACGGCCGCGGCGAGGGGGAGCGATCGGCCTCTAAATGCAATCGCTCCTTTCGCGGCCGCTGCCCCGCGGCAACGGTTGCCACGCGATACGGGCTTGTATGGAGCCGGGCATCCGCGACCGGCGGCGGAGGGAAGGGGAGGGGCAGCGATTCGACAGCTTGTCCGCAAACCGCGCCGGGCACACCGCCGTCGTCCTCGGCCTTGTGCCGGGAATCAGATCGCCGATTTGCAGATTGCAGATGCTCAGGGGAGGGGGCTTTGGATCATCGCCGTCAGTCCGGGGCTTTTTTCCGCAGGAGCTTCGCCCAGGCGCTCAGCCCGCCTCGGCGAGCAGGCGCGCGCGGCGCTCCAGCGCCACGGCGACGCTCTCGACGGGCGCCGGCGGGAAATCCGCCGGCAGCGCGTCCGTCACCGCCTTCATCGCCGCCCCGGCGCCGGCGGCGATGTCGTCGAACAGCGCGGCCATCATCGGCCTGCCGATGCCGGCTCGCCCGGCCGTCTGCATGAAATGGCGCGGCACGATGTCGTCGACGGCGTAATGCCGGTTGCGGCCGACCGACATGGCCAGCTTGAATGTCCGCCGCGGGATCTCGCCGGAGTCGAAGCTCGGCTGTGCGGAGACGACGTCATAGAGCGGCGTCAGCCGGTAGCGCCCGCCGGGCGCGAGGAAGATCGAGAAGTTCTTGGCGTGGCCGTCGGTGGCGCCGAGCAGCCAGAACAGGATGTTGGCCCGCATGACGGTGGCGATGTCCGCGTCGGGCGTGTCGCTGCCCTTCATCAGTTCGAGGATCGCGTCGAGGCCGGGGCCGCCCTCGGCCTGGTACTTGCGCGTCGGCGGCACGGACAGGGCCTGGCAGCAATCCTCCTGCGGCAGGCGCAGCAGGCGACCGTCGCGCGCCCACAGTCGGTCGAAGCGCTCGACGACCAGCGTGCGCCGGCCGCCGAAATCGGCGATCCCGGCCTTCGCCGCCGGGACGCCGAACGCTCTGAGCAGGGCAAGGCACAGATACTCGTTCTCGACGCTGTGCGACAGGTCGATGCCGTTGGGCAGCCGGCCGATCTGCGGCTTCAGGATATGCGTGGTCGCGGCCGTGCCGCGCGGCCTGAACCAGCGGCCGTCCTTGCGCAGCAGCGCCGTCTTCTCCTGCGCGCCGGCGATGGAGATGCGGAAATCCGCGTCCTCGCCGAGGCCGAGCGGCGCGCTCGCGAGGTTGCGCAGCATCCGCCCCACCTCGTCCTCGCCGATCGGCGTGCCGTCGCTGGCGCCCGCCGGGCCGGGCTCGACGCCGTCGGGCAGGAATTGCAGCGCGCCGACGCAGTCGTGGCCGAGGGCCGACAGCATGTTGTA
It encodes:
- a CDS encoding type II toxin-antitoxin system HipA family toxin, yielding MARKAAHPPLNVFMNGRLVGVLRREPTGAVDFRYARAWLDWPGTFPVSLSLPLREDRYAGAPVIAVFDNLLPDNEAIRRRIAERVGAHGIDAYNMLSALGHDCVGALQFLPDGVEPGPAGASDGTPIGEDEVGRMLRNLASAPLGLGEDADFRISIAGAQEKTALLRKDGRWFRPRGTAATTHILKPQIGRLPNGIDLSHSVENEYLCLALLRAFGVPAAKAGIADFGGRRTLVVERFDRLWARDGRLLRLPQEDCCQALSVPPTRKYQAEGGPGLDAILELMKGSDTPDADIATVMRANILFWLLGATDGHAKNFSIFLAPGGRYRLTPLYDVVSAQPSFDSGEIPRRTFKLAMSVGRNRHYAVDDIVPRHFMQTAGRAGIGRPMMAALFDDIAAGAGAAMKAVTDALPADFPPAPVESVAVALERRARLLAEAG